The Polyangium mundeleinium genome contains the following window.
CTTCCCCTCGGCGGGCAGCGGGTGACGGGTGACGCCGCCCGCGGCGAAGACTGCGAGCTCGAGGCGCCCCTTCACGTTCTCGTCGTTCCCTTCGTTCCGATGGACAGCACCGCTCGCGGAACCGTAGGTCGAGCACGCCCCGAAACGCAAGCCACCATGCGTCGGGGTGTTCGCTTCGAACCACCCCCGAGGTGAGCGCGGGCCGTGTGTCCCCTCGCGGAGCGGCTGTCCAACCTGGCCACGGTGGGCCCGCTTCCCTTTCCCCAGCGCCCCGCCCCTCCACCTCGACGACGCGGACACCTCGGCGGGCCCTCCACACGAAAAACGTTTCCTTGTCAACAGTCAAGTTCCCTGTGTGGAATTGCACCAAGTTGCGCCGGTGCGGAGGTGCGCGCCGTGGTGGGGAGACTGCGTCGCAGACCTGATGAGGCAAAGCATCACCGTAGGGCATGTGCGTCAGCCCGATTCCGCCCAAACGCGGGCCCGCGAAGCGCCAATCGAGCAGAATCGGCTCGACAATCCTATGACATGTCCAGTTTCTCGGCCTTTTTCTCTCGTGGCATGGCGAATGCAAAAACATGGGAGCGAGGCTCTCCCTATGAACAGCTTGAAGACCCTCTACGAACCACGCGTCCTTTCTCTCCGCGCCGAGGTCGAGAATGACCACGTCCTCGGCGAGATCCTGGCGGCCGACGCATCCCCCGTCCTGGTCGAGTGCTTCTTGCTCGAATGGTTCGCTCGGACGCCCTATCTCATGCAACCGACCGCGCGCTGGTCGAGGCGCGCCGCCGAGCAATGCGACAAGCTCGGGCTCGGTGCCGTCGCCCAGTCGTTCCGCGAACACGCGGCGGAGGAAGACGTCCGCGCCTCGCTCGTCCTGCGCGACGCGCGCGCCGTCGCTCAGATCATCAACATGCGGTGCGGCATCTCCATCGACGTCGCCATGCTCGCCGAGCGCCCGACCGTCGTCATGCGGGCCTACCGTGTGCTGAACGAGGAGGTCCTCGGGGCCGACCTGCCCCTCGGGTATGCCGCGATCCAGTACGAGATCGAGCGCGTCACGAGCGCGCTCAGCATCGGGCTCTTGCTCCAGGCCCAGCGGGTGCTCGGCGTGGACATGGCCGAGCGGCTCACGTGGCTGCGAAAGCGCGCGACGGTCGGCGTGGAGCGCGCGGCGCTTTATGCCGCGACGCTGGAGACGATCCTCGACGGGATGCCGGAGGCCGCCGAGCAGCTCGCGGAGATCGGCGCCGGCGCGCTCGACATCTACCGGCATTTTTTGCGCGAATGCGTGCAGGCCGCGCAGGCGAGCGCACGCGCGATCACGGGCGAGCGGCCCTCGAACCCGCGGAGCTCGCAGTCCGAGCTCTGCTACTGAGTGGAATGGTTTTTACAGGGAGGTACGCGCGATCCTGCGGAGCCGCTCGATCCCCTCTTCCACGTCGGCGAGCGTGATCTCGCGGAAGCGCAGCGGCGAGGGGCCAGGAATCGAAGGGTCGTACACGAGGCCACGCGGGCGGACGTTTCCCTGGCGGAGGACGTCGGTCACGAAACGGACGCGCTCCTCCTGATCGGCCGGGACGAGCTCTTTTTCGTATTTCGCGAGCACCTCCGCGATGTGCTCCTCGATGCGCTGCTTGTCGAGCTCGGTCTCGGCGACGCCGGTGATGATCGGGATGAGGAGGTTCGCGCGTTCGAGCGGCAAATACAGGCCGCGGGCCGTCCGCGCCACCGTCTTGAACACGTCCTCGGCGCCCACGTATTGACGCAGCGTGGGCAGGCAGCCGACGGCGTGAATGACAATGCCCATCTCGCGGGCGTTTTCGGCCTGCGCATACCAGTGGTGCCCGCAAGGGCAGCCCTGGGGGAAGGCGTCGCCGGAAGGCTCCACGCCGTGCGGCGGCGCGTCGCCGACCCAGACGACGACACGCGCCGCGCGGGGCCGCCAATCGAGCCGCACGAGGTCGAAGAGCCCGTCCGTCACCGATTCCGGGCCGTCGCCGCCGCCCGAGGCCTCCATGCGCTCGACGCCCTTCTTGATCGACGCGATATCGGCGGTGAGGGGCACGACCCGGCTCGCGAAGGAGCGATCCTGCGGGGGATGGTCGCGGTAGCTCACGAGGCCGAGGCGCAGGCTGCGGCAGAGCGGGGCGTGACGAAGGGCGTCGATGATCTCGACGAGCCTGCGCTTCACCTGCTCGATGTATTCGCCCATGCTCCCCGTCTCGTCGACGAGGAACACGAGATCGAGCTCGCCGACCCCGGCGCTCGCCACGCGGGCGATCATTTCGGGTGAATACGCCTCGGAGTCGTTCGATTGCAGCGACGGCGCATTCTGCGAGCGGCCTTGCGGCGCCGGCCTCGCCGGAGCGGGCGCGGACGCCGGTTTCGGGGCGGGGGCGCCTGCGTCGAGGGTCGCGAGCTTGGGCGGCATGGACAGCGCGTCGTCGTCCGCCACCTCGCGGTCCTCCATCGGCATGAAGTCCATCGTCGCCGACGCCGCTTCCTCTTTTGCTTTCCCGCCGATCCCGAAGGCTTCCTTCACCTTCGAGAAAAACCCTCCGCCCCTGGACTTGGACGCCTCGACCGAGGCGAAGTCGGGTGGCGGCGGCGCTTTGGCCGCGGGCGGCGCGCCAAACGCCGGGGAGGGCGGCGGAGGCGCTCCCGGCGCGGGGGGCGGGGCGCCCTTGGCCATCAAGGGTCGCGCAGCACGCGGGCCGGCGGATGCCACGGGCGGGGCAGAGCTCCGAATCGTGCCGGCGCGCGTGCTCTCCTCTCGCTCCTCCCCGAACGAGAGCGATCGCGCGGAGAGCCTATCCATGCCACCGCCCCCTCGCTCCCGCCTCGCCTTTTCGGGGAACGGCCCCGCGCCTTCCGCGACCGGCGCATCTTCCGCCTCCTCCTCGAATTCGTCCTCGCCCCCGTCCGCGTGCGAGGCCACGGCCTCCATTTGCACCTTCTTCGCGGGCCCCTCGACACGTTTCTCGCTGTCCTCGGCCACGAGCGCCGTGTACGGGCTCAGGAGCTTGTGCTTGAGCGCGAGCGCGAGCACCTCCAGGCGCACCTCGGCCGCCTCCCCGGGCGCCTCGGCGAGCCGCGACAAACGCGCGTCGATGCGAAGCTTCGCCCACAGCCGTTCGAGCCCCGGGATCTGATCGGATTGCTCCGGCAGCTCCACGTCGACCTCCTGCCGAAACGGCTCGCCCGTCGCGCGCTCCGCCGTGAGCACGAGCCGGCTCTTCCCCGACCCGGCAAAACGCCCGAGGAGCTGCACGGTTTGTCCCCCAAAGAGCTCGGGCACCGGGCTCGGATACACGTCCACGGGCATCGCATCGTCCCAGGACAAACGCAGGTTCGTGAGCACGGGGCCGGCCTGGCGAACGCGGCGCGCGAACCGCGGCACGACGGTCTCGACGTCCTCGCCGGGCAAAAGCACGTCGCTCGCGCCGCCGCCCGCCCGCGCGAGCCGCTCGACGAGATACCGATTCACGGAAGGCCCCACGCCGAGCACGTAAAGGCGCGTCTCCTTGCCGAGGATCTCCGGCGCGCGCCGGAAGACCCGCCCCTCGTTGCCCACGGCGCCGTCCGTGAGCAGCACGACGAGCCGCGTCCGCCCCTTCTCGGTGGGCAATTTCGCCGCGCGGATGAGCGCCTCTTCGAGCTCCGTGCCGCCGCGCGCCGTCATGCTCCGGAGGAACACGTCGATCTCCTCGACCCATTCTTTCGTGATCGGGACGAACGTCTCGCCTCGTTTGTCCGCGGCGATCCGGTCGTGATCAAACGCGAAGACCTGCGCGCGATCGCCCGGCCCGAGGTGATCGAGGATCAAGCGCACCGCGCGCCGGGCCTGCGAGAGGCTCTGGCCGCGCATCGAGCACGATCGATCGACGAGGAAGACGACGTCCCGCGGCAGCCCCACCTTGGCGAGCTCGCGCGTCGCCGCCACGACCACGCCGCAATATTCGCATTTCCACGCCGGCCCGAGGCCCGGCCATTCCTTCACGACCGAAGGATCCCGCAGCGCGCCGCCGCAGTTGTTGCAGCGGAACGTACGGTGATCGCCGCCCGGGCCGGCCTCCGCGAGCGAGAGATCCTCGATCGGCGCGACCGGCGGCGTCACGACGAGCAGGAACGTGCCCATCTTGTCGGCCTGGCGCTCGAAATGAACCCGAGGCCGCACGCCCTTGTCGTGCGGTGCTTGGTAGGCGAGCACGAAATCGCGGTTCGGGACGGTCTCTGACGCGTGCAGCTTCACGCGGAAAGCGCCGCCTTCGAGGGGCTCGACGTCGAGCCGGTGCGAGGGCGAGCGCGGCGGCTCGATCGGCACGCCGGCGCGGATCTCCACGCAGACGCTCACGTCCGCTTTCCGCTCGCCCGTCGCCGCGCGTGGCGGGCGAATCGCCCCCGCGTCCGGCACCTCGGCGGCCGTCCTCGCGTGGTAACGCTCGGTCGTGACCATCGGGAACACGAAACGCCACTCGCCCTCATCGAACGCGAGCTTCTCCTGATACCCGAGCGTGACCTCGATCGTCTCCCCGTCCGGGATGTTCGCGACACTCAGCGTGAACAGGTTCGGCCGATCCTGTTCGAGCAACGTCGCGCTGCGCCCCT
Protein-coding sequences here:
- a CDS encoding VIT domain-containing protein, whose protein sequence is MTDPTTDRITQGSMRTSSGTPLPLEHTDVEATINGPVASVTLKQRFRNTTGGPIEAEYLFPLPHEASVHTMRFRIGARTVEAVVKEKEEAKRAYEAARREGRSATLLEQDRPNLFTLSVANIPDGETIEVTLGYQEKLAFDEGEWRFVFPMVTTERYHARTAAEVPDAGAIRPPRAATGERKADVSVCVEIRAGVPIEPPRSPSHRLDVEPLEGGAFRVKLHASETVPNRDFVLAYQAPHDKGVRPRVHFERQADKMGTFLLVVTPPVAPIEDLSLAEAGPGGDHRTFRCNNCGGALRDPSVVKEWPGLGPAWKCEYCGVVVAATRELAKVGLPRDVVFLVDRSCSMRGQSLSQARRAVRLILDHLGPGDRAQVFAFDHDRIAADKRGETFVPITKEWVEEIDVFLRSMTARGGTELEEALIRAAKLPTEKGRTRLVVLLTDGAVGNEGRVFRRAPEILGKETRLYVLGVGPSVNRYLVERLARAGGGASDVLLPGEDVETVVPRFARRVRQAGPVLTNLRLSWDDAMPVDVYPSPVPELFGGQTVQLLGRFAGSGKSRLVLTAERATGEPFRQEVDVELPEQSDQIPGLERLWAKLRIDARLSRLAEAPGEAAEVRLEVLALALKHKLLSPYTALVAEDSEKRVEGPAKKVQMEAVASHADGGEDEFEEEAEDAPVAEGAGPFPEKARRERGGGGMDRLSARSLSFGEEREESTRAGTIRSSAPPVASAGPRAARPLMAKGAPPPAPGAPPPPSPAFGAPPAAKAPPPPDFASVEASKSRGGGFFSKVKEAFGIGGKAKEEAASATMDFMPMEDREVADDDALSMPPKLATLDAGAPAPKPASAPAPARPAPQGRSQNAPSLQSNDSEAYSPEMIARVASAGVGELDLVFLVDETGSMGEYIEQVKRRLVEIIDALRHAPLCRSLRLGLVSYRDHPPQDRSFASRVVPLTADIASIKKGVERMEASGGGDGPESVTDGLFDLVRLDWRPRAARVVVWVGDAPPHGVEPSGDAFPQGCPCGHHWYAQAENAREMGIVIHAVGCLPTLRQYVGAEDVFKTVARTARGLYLPLERANLLIPIITGVAETELDKQRIEEHIAEVLAKYEKELVPADQEERVRFVTDVLRQGNVRPRGLVYDPSIPGPSPLRFREITLADVEEGIERLRRIARTSL